The genomic region AACATTTCTTTGGCCTGCATTCCTACTGCTACTACTTGATTCTTATCGACACTGATCGCTACCACACTAGGCTCATTTACGACAATTCCCACTCCTGGCTTATACACCAAAAAATTTGCTGTACCCAGATCTATTGCCAGACGATTTTTAAGACTAAATTTCAATCCTCTTCCCTCCAAATATCTACCCCTAAATTACTTAATTTTTCTTGGATATCTTGATAACCTCGATCAATATGTTGACTATCTTCAATCACTGTTTGACCCACCGCAATCAATGCAGCAATTATCAGAGTAGCCCCAGCCCTAATATCTAGGCTAAAAACTCTTCCTCCGTATAATGGAGTAGGTCCACTTATTAGACCTACATGAGTTTCTTTAATAATTAGATTTGCCCCCATTTGGCTAAGTTGATGAAAATAATTAAGTCTTCCTTCGAATATTGTTTCGAAAATCGTTGAGGTACCATTTGCTTGAGTTAACAGAACCGCCATGGGTGCTTGCAAGTCAGAGGGAAATAGTGGATAAGCAGCCGTCTTGATCTCTAGGGGTTGAAGTTGTTGACTAGGATATATTTTAAGTGTAGCCGGATCTTCCCAAAAATAATTTACCCCCATCTGATCAAAATATAGCATCATTGCATGATGATGATTAATATCCGCATTACTAATCACTAGTTCACTTTTAGTAGCAATCGCAGCAATCGCAGCTGTACCAGTTTCTAGCTGATCAGGGATAATCCTCCATTGATCAAGGTTGAGCTTCTCGGTCCCCACTATCAAAAGACTAGTATTGTCTATCCACTTAATGTTTGCTCCTGCCTGACTCAAAAAATTAACTAAATCGATTACATGAGGCTCTGTGGCCAGCAGTTGATACTTAGTAGTACCCGGTAGACAGACAGCTAACATGATCGCCATTTCGCTAGCAGTCACACTTCTTTCTATAATACTAACTTCTCGATAACTACCAGCACTAGGGGTTTTTTCTAATACTGCTTCCAGATTCTCACCATCGGTCTGATAGGATACACCAAAACCCTCAAGTACCTTATAAAATGCATCCATTGGCCTAGCTCCTATCTGATCTCCACCTGGATAGCCCATTCTTGCCTGACCAAACCTAGAAAGCAATGGGCCAATCAACATATTAGATGCTCTTAAAGCTGCTGTCAGATCTTTGTCAATAGTTTGATTACTAATATTTGAATTGTCGATCTTCCATTGGTTCCTATTAATTACTTCAATCTTAGACCCCAAGCTAATCAAGATATCTTTGATGGTTTTTACATCCAAGATATCTGGCAAATTATCTATTATTACAGGGTTATCCAGCAAAAGGGTTGCAATCAAGATGGGTAGTGCTGCATTCTTGTTGCCAGAAACATTCCAGGTTCCCTCTAGTTTTGCAGGACCATTAATAATCATTTTACTCATAGCAAGATTATAGCATGTTTAAGGGTAGGAAAACCTATCTAGCTACTAATTTTAGTCTCTTAAATACTTTATCTTCTAGATTGATTGATACTAAATCCTTGCCATCTAAGCCAAATAGAATTGGGCCAACTATTTGTTCTGATAAATTCATAGAGTTACTACCATCGAAATCCACAATACGCGAGCTTGATTTGTTGCTAATTAAATGATGATTGTCAAACCAAAACATCTGATCATCAAGCTCTGCCGGATAGGCTATACTTGGCTGATCTGGGTAGTACATATCCAGAGTATTCCAGCCTGTCTGATCTTGCCAGATCAAATATCGATTATCTGGGCTAAGTTTCAAAGCCGTTGCTTGGCTGGATAATAACTCTGTTTTAAGCTTAGACCTATAATCCCGGTACCAAACGAGTTTTTGGCTATCTGGATAAAATATTACCAAACTATCAGCTCCACGATAATCCACGTGCTTAACTTGAATATTTTGATCAGCTCCAAGATCTTCTAATAGACTAACAAG from Candidatus Saccharibacteria bacterium harbors:
- the murA gene encoding UDP-N-acetylglucosamine 1-carboxyvinyltransferase, with amino-acid sequence MSKMIINGPAKLEGTWNVSGNKNAALPILIATLLLDNPVIIDNLPDILDVKTIKDILISLGSKIEVINRNQWKIDNSNISNQTIDKDLTAALRASNMLIGPLLSRFGQARMGYPGGDQIGARPMDAFYKVLEGFGVSYQTDGENLEAVLEKTPSAGSYREVSIIERSVTASEMAIMLAVCLPGTTKYQLLATEPHVIDLVNFLSQAGANIKWIDNTSLLIVGTEKLNLDQWRIIPDQLETGTAAIAAIATKSELVISNADINHHHAMMLYFDQMGVNYFWEDPATLKIYPSQQLQPLEIKTAAYPLFPSDLQAPMAVLLTQANGTSTIFETIFEGRLNYFHQLSQMGANLIIKETHVGLISGPTPLYGGRVFSLDIRAGATLIIAALIAVGQTVIEDSQHIDRGYQDIQEKLSNLGVDIWREED